The genomic DNA CGGAGCACGACATGTCCACACTCAGCTCGCCGCTGCGGCGCCACTCGACGCGCGGGCTCAGCGATTCGAAGAGCCGGCTGGGGCCGCCGACGGCGAGCTCGCGGCCCCGGAAGACGACGTCGGATTCCAGGATCCGTTGCACCGCCGGCCAGACGGGTGCGACCGCCGCCGCGTGGTAGGCGGCGAGGGCGTCGGCGATCTCCGCCGCGGGGTCGTCCCGCGCGATCAGGTCCGCCAGCGCCGCAGACGGTGCGCCGCCCTCCGCGAGCTCGGTCAATTCCGTGCGCGCGGTGGCCGCGTCGGTGCCGCGGACGACGTCGAGGTGCGCCTCGAACGTCGGCCGGACGCCGGCCTGCGCCGTCACCGGTGTGAGGAAGTCGGGGATCTGCTTCCCGGACGGTGAGACCAGCGCGTCGATCAGTGCGCCGTCGTACTCTCCGCGGCGGGCGTTCGCCTCGCACCGCCACCCCGCGAGGTGGTGCGCCGTGTCGTACACCCGATTCAGGTGGAACAGACTCAGCACGGTCTCGTTGAGCGGTGACACCACGAAGCGGGCGTCGGCCAGATCGCCGACGTCCAGTAGGTAGGTCAACATGTAGGCGCCACCTAATTCATTGGAACCCGCGGCGGGGTTCGTGTGTGCTCGGAGCATGAGCGAACATCGAGAGCACTGGAACCTGGCGGCGGATCCTCCGACGGCAGCAGTCTACGCCCGCCTCGCGGACGCGCACGACCGATCGGAGCGGGACCGGGTGCGCCGGAACCGAGCGGGCCGCACCGTCGCACCCGGGCGACGGGGCGTGCGTCCCGGACTGGCCCGCGCGCTGCGCCGGCTGGCGGCGGCCGTCGAGCCCGCACCGGCGAACTGCGGTCCTGAAGCGGTGTGAGCCCGGACCGAAAGTCGACTCCAGCAGCGCGGGGCGGCGGTATCGGCCGTCCCGGCCATCCGGAGTGAAGTTTCGGGGACTACTCCGCGCCGTCGGCGGATGCGCCCGGCCCGGGTCCGACGTTGCGGGACTCGCGGGTGCGGATGTCGAGGACGTACTCCTCGGGCGCACCGGCGATGTACGCGGCGTCGGCCATGACGCCGAGGTAGCGGGCGGACGGCAGGCCGCCCTCGAAGGCGTCGACGACGTACAGCCAGGCCAGGGTGGACCCGCCGCCGATGAGGTCGACGCGGACCTTGAGTTTGACGTGGATGCCCAGCTCGGAGCCCTCCCACCGGTCGAGGGAGGCCTCGTCGTCGGGCGTCACGTCGTACAGCACCACGAAGACCTTCGCGTCCGGATCGGACGGATCCTCGGTCACGGTCGCGAGGGCGCCCTCCCAGCCGATGTCCTCGCCGGAGAAGGTCAGGCGCCACCCGTGCAGCCACCCCGTACCTGCCATCGGCGAGTGCGGGGCGCGCTCGGCCATCTGGTCGGGGTGCATGTTGGAGCCGTAGGCGGCGTAGATCGGCACAGACTGAACTCTAGCGCGCCCGGCCACCCGCACGGCTCGCCCGACGGTGCCCGCACGCGGCGGCGCGGCGGGCGCTAGCGTTGCAGCCATGACGAACATCGTGATCATCGGCGGCGGTCCGGCGGGGTACGAAGCAGCACTGGTGGCGGTGGCGCACGGCGGCGACGTCACGGTGGTCGAGTCCGACGGGATCGGCGGCGCCTGCGTTCTCTACGACTGCGTACCGTCGAAGACCTTCATCGCCTCGACCGGCATTCGCACGGAGACCCGGCGCGCCGTCGACCTGGGTATCGAGCTGCACTTCGAGCGCGTCGAGATCGACGTCGAGCGGATCAACACGCGCGTCAAGGACCTCGCCGCGGCGCAGTCGGCCGACATCCGCGCGCGCCTCGTCGGCGAGGGCGTGCGCATCATCCGCGGCAGTGCCTCGCTCGCGCCGAGCAACCCCGGCATGGCGCAGCACGTGGTGAACGTGGTCACCCCGACCGGCGGCGAGCAGACCCTCGAGGCCGACGTGGTGCTGGTCGCGACGGGCGCCTCGCCCCGCGTCCTGGAGTCCGCGCAGCCCGACGGCGAGCGGATCGTCACCTGGCGCCAGCTGTACGACCTCGAGGAGCTCCCGACGCACCTGGTGGTCGTCGGCTCCGGCGTCACGGGGGCGGAGTTCGTGCACGCCTACACCGAGCTCGGCATCAAGGTGACGCTCGTCAGCTCCCGCGACCGTGTGCTGCCGCACGAGGACGAGGACGCCGCGCTGGTCCTCGAGGACGCGCTGGTCGACCGCGGTGTCTCGCTGGTCAAGCGCGCCTACGCCGACAAGGTGGAGCGCACCGAGGACGGCATCGTCGTCCGGCTCACCGACGGTCGCACCGTGGAGGGCTCGCACTGCCTCATGACCGTCGGATCCATTCCCAACACCGCCGGGATCGGTCTCGAAGACGTGGGCATCGAGCTGGACAAGGGCGGCTACATCCCCGTCGACCGGGTCTCGCGGACCAAGGTGCCCGGCATCTACGCGGCCGGCGACTGCACGGGGGTGCTGCCGCTGGCCTCCGTGGCCGCGATGCAGGGCCGCGTCGCGATGTACCACGCCCTCGGCGAGGGCGTCTCGCCCGTGAAGCTCAAGACCGTCTCGTCGGCGATCTTCACCCGCCCGGAGATCGCCACCGTCGGCGTCTCCCAGGCCGCGATCGACGACGGCACGTACCAGGCGCGCACCGTCATGCTGCCGCTCGCCACGAACCCGCGGGCCAAGATGTCCGGCCTGCGGCGCGGTTTCGTCAAGGTCTTCTGCCGGCCCAACACGGGTCTCGTCATCGGCGGTGTGGTGGTGGCGCCGAACGCCTCCGAGCTGATCCTCCCGCTGACCATCGCGGTGCAGAACGGTCTCTCCGTCGACGACGTGGCGCAGACGTTCTCCGTCTACCCGTCGCTCGCCGGATCCGTCACCGAAGCGGCCCGGCAGTTGATGCGCCAGGACGACCTGGCGTAGCCCGCCCCGCCCGTGAGCGATCACGACGGCGTCTTCGAGACGCTGCGGCCGCGGCTGTTCGGCGTGGCGTACCGGGTCCTGGGCTCGGCGCCCGACGCGGAGGACGTCGTGCAGGACGCGTGGCTGCGGTGGCGCGGCGTCGATCACGCCACCGTCCGCGACCCCGAGGCGTTCCTGGTAGTGACGGTGACCCGGCTGGCGCTGAACCTGGCGCAGTCGGCGCGGGTGCGCCGTGAGCAGTACGTGGGGGAGTGGTTCCCGACGCCCGTCGACACCGCCGCGGATCCCGCGCTCGGTGCCGAACGGTCCGCGGCGCTCGAACTGGCCGTGGTGCACGTACTGCAGCGGCTGTCGCCCGAGGCGCGGGCCGCGTACGTGCTCCGCGAGGCGTTCGACCATCCCTACGACCGGATCGCGGAGATCCTGCAGGTGCGGGAGGCCACCGCGCGGAAGCTCGTCAGCCGGGCCCGGACCCGGGTGGCCGGGGAGCGCCGTACGACGGTCAGCCGCGAGCGGGTGCGCACGTTGCTCGACGCCTTCCTGGCCGCGGCGCGGGACGGCGACGTCGCGGGGCTCGAGGCGGTGCTGGTGGCCGACGTGGTCAGCGAGACGGACGGTGGTGGTGCCCGGCGTGCGGGACGCCGCCCGGTGGTGGGGGCGAACGCGGTGGCGCGGTTCGTCGCAGGCTTCTCGGTGCGTTTCATGGCCGACGCGTCCGCACGGACCGTCGAGGTCAACGGGTTGCCGGGGGCGGTCTTCCTCGTGGACGGTGCGCCCGTCGCCCTGCTGTGCCCGACGGCGTCCGAAGCGGGGATCACCCGGTTGATGTGGGTCATGAACCCCGCGAAGCTGGCCGGTTTCGCCTGACGGTCACGGATCGGCGTGCCGTCCGGTCCTCGATGTGGAGGCCCGAACCGTTCGGGCCGGATCGAGAGGACGGAACATGGCGAGGTTCGTGGTGATCGGCGGCACCGGGCTGATCGGATCGAAGGTGGTGGCGGGGCTCTCCGCGTCGGGGCACGACGCCCTCGCGGGCGCCCCCAGCACCGGCGTGAACGCGGTGACCGGCGAGGGACTGGCGGAAGCTCTCGCGGGCGCCGACGGCGTGGTGGACGTCGCCAACTCGCCGTCGTTCGAGGACGCGGCGGTGCTGGAGTTCTTCACCTCGGCCACCACCAACCTCCTCACCGCGGCCCGATCCGCCGGGGTCGCGCGCTACATCGCGTTGTCCGTGGTGGGCACCGACCGGCTCGCGGCGAGCGGCTACTTCCGCGGCAAGATCGCCCAGGAGGGCCTGATCGAGGACGGCGGCGTGCCCTACACGATCGTCCGTGCGACGCAGTTCTTCGAGTTCGTCCCCGGCATCGCCGCCGCGTCGGAGGTCGACGGGGCGGTGCGGCTGCCGGGCGCGAGCATCCAGCCCATCTCCTCCGACGACGCGGCCGCGGCGGTCGTGCGCGCCGCGCTCGGGGCCCCGGTCGACGATCGCATCGAGGTCGCGGGACCGGACGTCTTCGCCCTCGATGACCTGGTCCGGAGGGCGCTCGCCGGTGCCGGGGACGGGCGTCCCGTCGTGCGCGATCCGGAGGCGACGTACTTCGGAGCGCGCCTGCGCGAGGACACGCTGCTGCCGGGTCCGGACGCGGAGATCGCGGCGACGAGGTTCTTCGGCTGATCGCCGGCGCGGGACCATCGCGCCTCGGAATCTCACGACATGTCACAGAAACGATCAGAGATGATGTTCATGTCTGTTACCTTTCGTGAGGTTTGGTTCCTGCGATCCTGGAGGCGCGATGCTCCTCGCCGACAATGCACTCCGACTCAACGTCGGACTGCTCGACTACACGCTGGTCGCGATCTACTTCGTGTTCGTCCTGGGCATCGGGTACCTCGCTCGTACTCAGGTCGCGTCCAGCCTCGACTTCTTCCTCTCCGGTAGGCGGCTCCCCGCCTGGGTGACCGGCGTGGCCTTCGTGTCCGCGAACCTCGGTGCCGTCGAGATCATGGGCATGTCCGCCAACGGCGCCCAGATCGGCATGTCGACGTTCCACTACTACTGGATCGGCGCCGTCCCGGCGATGGTCTTCCTCGGCATCGTGATGATGCCGTTCTACTACGGCTCGAAGGTGCGCAGCGTCCCCGAGTTCATGCGCAAGCGCTTCGGTACCGGTGCGCACCTGGTGAACTCGCTGAGCTTCGCGGTGGCCCAGGTGCTCATCGCGGGTGTCAACCTGTTCCTGCTCGGCACGGTGATCAACGTGGTCCTCGGTTGGCCGCACTGGGTCTCGTTGCTGGTCGCCGCGGCGGTGGTGCTCACCTACACCGTGCTGGGCGGTCTCTCCGCCGCGATCTACAACGAGGTCCTGCAGTTCTTCGTGATCCTCGCCGCGCTGGTCCCGCTCACGGTCATCGGCCTGATCAAGGTCGGCGGCTGGAGCGGCCTCAAGGAGAAGGTGATCGAGACCCGCTCCGACAAGGGCGTCACCGCCACCGTCGCGGACCAACTGCACACCTGGCCCGGACAGGCGCTGAGCGGCTTCGAGTCGCCGGTCTGGTCGGTCGTGGGCATCGTCTTCGGGCTCGGCTTCGTCCTGTCCTTCGGCTACTGGACCACGAACTTCGTCGAGGTGCAGCGGGCCATGGCCTCCGATTCGATGTCCGCGGCGCGGCGCGCCCCGATCATCGGTGCGATTCCGAAGATGTTCATCCCCTTCGTCGTGGTCGTGCCCGGCATGATCTGCGCGGCGGCGGTCGGCGACATGATCAATCTCAAGAACAACGGTGCGCCGGAGGGGATCACGTACAACGACGCCCTGCTGCTCATGATGCGCGACATCCTGCCGAACGGTCTGCTGGGCGTGGCCGTCGCGGGCCTCATCGCCTCGTTCATGGCGGGGATGGCGGCCAACGTCTCGGCCTTCAACACGGTCTTCAGCTACGACCTCTGGCAGCAGTACGTGGTCAAGGACCGCGAGGACTCGTACTACATCCGCGTGGGCCAGATCGCGACCGTCGCCGCCGTGATCCTCGCGATCGGCACCGCGACGATCGCCGCCGGCTACTCCAACCTGATGGACTACCTCCAGACGCTGTTCGGCTTCTTCAACGCGCCGCTGTTCGCCACCTTCCTGCTCGGCATGTTCTGGAAGCGGATGACGCCCACCGCCGGTTGGGCGGGCCTGGTGTCCGGCACACTCGCCGCGATCGTCGTCTTCGTGATGCAGCAGACCGGTGTCATCGACCTGCCCGGTCAGGGCATGGCGTTCGTGGCCGCCTCCGCGGCCTTCGTGGTCGACATCCTGGTGTCGGTCCTCGTCTCCGCGGTGACCGAACCCAAGCCCGAGTCCGAGTTGGCGGGGTACGTCTACTCGCTCACCGACAAGGCCACTCTGCGCGGCGAGGACGACAGCGCCGCACCCTGGTACTCGCGCCCGGTGCCCCTCGGCGCCGCGGTACTCACCACGACCGTCGTACTCGGCGTGATCTTCCACTGAGGAGTCTGAACCATGACCAACGACAACGTCACCGCGTCCGCCCCGGCACCGAAGTCCGTGACACTGGCGCTCCTGTCGGACATCCGCACCGTCATCGCGGCCCTCCTCGGCATCTACGGCGTCCTGCTCCTGATCGCGGGGCTCGTGCCGTCGTTCGCGGAGTTCGGCGCCCGCGAGTTCGAGCACACCCCGGACCGCGTCGAGCTGGCCGCGGGCAGTGCCGGGAACCTCTGGGTGGGCGGCGCGCTCGTCCTCGTGGCCATCGCCTTCGAGGCGTGGGCCGTGGTGGGGGTCAAGCGTGCTGGCAGCTGACCGACGTCGGATCATCCTCGAGGAGGTGACGGCCCGCGGCTCCGTCCGGGTGATCGACCTGGCGGCCGATCTCGGCGTCTCCGAGATGACCATTCGCCGTGACCTGGACCGGCTCGCCGATGCTGGGGAGCTCGCCAAGGTCCACGGCGGGGCGGTCCTCTCCAACAGCGGGGCCGGTCGGGGTGTGGAGCCCCTGTCCGCGCAGAAGGCCGTCCGCGACACGGCGGAGAAGCGTGCCATCGCCGCCGTCGCCGCGGGACTGGTCGACGAGGGGATGACGGTGGCGGTCGGCGCCGGCACCACCACGCTCGAACTCGCCCGCCTGCTGCGCGGACGGCGCGTCTCGGTCGTGACGAACTCCATCTCGATCTTCCACGTCCTCACGGACCCCGACGAGGCCGCCGCTGATCCGACGAGCGCGTCCGCCGTCCAACTCACGGGCGGACAGCGGACCCCGTCGGACGCCCTCGTGGGGCCCGTGGCGAACGCGATGCTCGAGCGCGTGCGCTGCGACGTCGCCCTCCTGGGCTGCCACGGCATCGACCCGGGCGCCGGCTTCACCTCGCCCAACATCGGTGAGGCCGAGACGAACCGCAGGCTCATCGGCAGCGCCCGCTCGACCGTGCTGCTCGCGGATCACACCAAGTACGGCGAGATCGGCGCGCACCTGTTCGCCCGCTTCGCCGATGTGGACGCCCTGATCGTGGACGACGGGCTGGGCCGCACCGCCCGGGATTCGCTGGCCTCGGCGGTTCCGCTGACGATCGCGGAGGGAGTCGCGCGGTGACACGAGACATCGCCGCCCCCACCGCATCGCGGCTCGCGGACGGCCGCGAGATCCTCTTCTTCTCGTCCGACGGTCCGCCGGCCATCGGCGTCGACCGCCGGGACCTGCCCGATCGCCCGACGGTGCCCGTCACCACCGTCCGGCGCGATCCGACGACCGGCGACAACATCATCGTGGCGCCCGCCCGGCAGGAACGCACCTACAAGCCGCCGCGCACGATGTGTCCGTTGTGTCCCGACCCGTCGGGGCTGTCGAGTGAGATCCCCGCCGCGGACTACGAGGTCGTGGTCTTCGAGAACCGCTTCCCCTCGCTGGCGACGCCGGCGGGCTTCGAACCCCCCACCGGCGCGGGGGCCGACCCGCTCCGCGTCGAGCGGCCCGGGCTGGGCCGGTGCGAGGTGGTGTGCTTCGCGAGCGACCACGACGGGTCGTTCGCCCGGCTCTCCCGGCGTCACGCCCGGCTGGTGATCGACGCCTGGAGTCATCGGACCTCGGAGCTGCTGGCGCGCGGCGACATCGAGGAGGTGTACTGCTTCGAGAACCGGGGCGAGGAGATCGGGGTGACGCTGCCGCACCCCCACGGCCAGATCTACGGCTACCCGTTCCGCACCCGCCGCACGGCGTCGCTGCTGCGCACCGCGGCGCAGTACCGTGCCGAGAACGGCGCGGACCTGTTCGAGGCCGTGCTGGCCGCCGAGGTCGCCGACGGTGCCCGGATCCTCGTGCGCACCGAACACGTCACGGCGTTCGTGCCCTACGCGGCGAAATGGCCCGTGGAGGTGCACGTGTACCCCAACCGGCACGTGCGCAACCTCGCCGAGCTCACCGAGGCCGAGGCCGACGACCTCGCGGCGGTCTACCTCCTGCTGCTCCGCGCCTTCGACGCGATGTACGACGCGCCGCTGCCGTACATCGCCTCGTGGCACCAGTACCGGGCCGACGCCGCCGAGGGCTACCTCCACGCGGAGATGTTCTCCATCCGGCGCAGCGCCGACAAACTCAAGTACCTGGCCGGATCGGAATCCGGCCGCGACGCCTTCGTGACCGATAAGACCCCGGAGGCGATCGCCGACGAGGTGCGGCGGGTGATCGGATGACGGTGCGCGCGTACGCCCCCGGCCGGGTGAACCTGATCGGGGAGCATACGGACTACAACGACGGCTTCGCGTTGCCCATCGCCCTCCAGGTGGGGGTGACCGCCGAGTTCGACACGGCGGGCGAGGGTTCCGCGATCGAAGTCTCCTCCGCGCAGGAGGACGGCGTTGTGACGATCCCGTTGCGGACCGGCCCGGGTGAGGTTCGGGGCTGGGCGGGATACGTCGCGGGGTGTGTGTGGGCCCTCCGCGAGCACGGCGTCGACGTCCCCGCCGGCACGCTCCGATTGACGTCGGACGTGCCGGTGGGGGCGGGGCTCTCGTCCTCGGCGGCCCTCGAGTGTGCGGTGTTGCTGGCCTTGGCCGGCGCGGCGCCGGACGCGCCGCAGGACCGGACCGTGTTGGCCCGGATCGCGCAGCGCGCGGAGAACGACTACGTCGGCGCACCGACCGGCCTGCTCGACCAGATGAGCAGCCTGTACGGCGCTGAGGACACCGCGCTGCTGCTCGACTTCCGATCGGTGTCGGTGGACCCCGTGCCGCTGCGCCTGGGCGACGACGTCCTGGTGGCCATCGACTCGCGGACGCCGCATCAGCACGCGGCCGGCGAGTACCGCGCGCGACGCGAGGCGTGTGAGGCGGCGGCCGCCCGGCTCGGCGTCGCGGCCCTCCGGGACGCGGCGGACGACGCCTGGGAATCGCTGCAGGCCGGGGAGATCCGCCGCCGCGCCCGGCACGTGCTCACCGAGAACCGTCGGGTGCTCGACGCCGCCGCGGCGCTGCGCCGTTCGGACCACGCCGCATTCGGTGCGCTGATGAACGCCTCGCAGGCCTCGATGCGGGACGACTTCGAGATCACCGTGCCCGCGATCGATCTCATCGCGGACATCGCGGTCGAGCTCGGCGCCCACGGTGCCCGCATGACCGGTGGTGGGTTCGGCGGCACCGTCATCGCACTGGCACCGGCTCCGGTGGCGCGCCGGATCACGGAATCACTGCCGGACCGCGTCGTCCGCGCCGGGCATCCCGCGCCGACCGTCTCCGCCGTGCGGCCGGGACGTGGCGCCCACCTCCTCCCCGGTGGGTGATCACGTTCGGGACCCGGTGATCTCGCCCCGGCCGGGGCCGCACGCGCTCAGCCGAAGAACGCCGCGGCGTCGTCGTAGCGCTCGCGCGGGACGCGCTTGAGTTGCTGGACGGCGTCGGCGAGGGGGACGAGGCTGATCTGGGTGCCGCGGAGGGAGACCATCTGTCCGGTCTTGCCTGCGTGGGCGGCGTCGGCGGCGTTGACGCCGTAGCGGGTGGCGAGGACGCGGTCGGCGGGGGTCGGGGTTCCACCGCGCTGGACGTGCCCGAGGACCGTCGTGCGGACCTCCTTGTTGATCCGCTTCTCGATCTCCACGCCGAGTTGGTGGGCGACGCCGGTGAAGCGTTCGTGGCCGAACTCGTCGGTGCCCCCGACGCGCAGTTCCATCGTGCCCTCGGCGGGTTTGGCGCCCTCCGCGACGACGACGATGAAGCTGGAGTGACCGCGCTGGAAGCGGCGCTTGATCATGGTGCACAGGTCGTCGACGTCGAACGGGACCTCGGGGATGAGGACGGCGTGGGCGCCGGACGCGAGGCCGGAGTTGAGTGCGATCCAGCCGGCGTGGCGGCCCATCACCTCGACGATCATGACGCGTTGGTGGGATTCGGCGGTTGAGTGGAGCCGGTCGATCGCGTCGGTCGCGATGGTGAGCGCGGTGTCGAAGCCGAACGTGACGTCGGTGCAGTCGATGTCGTTGTCGATGGTCTTCGGCACGCCGATGACCGGGACGCCCTCGTCGGCGAGCCAGGAGGCGGCGGTCAGGGTGCCCTCGCCGCCGATGGGGATGAGGACGTCGATGCCGTTGTCGTCGAGGGTCTGCTTGATCCGGTCCAGGCCCGCCCGCAGCACGTCGGGGTGGGTGCGGGCGGTGCCCAGCATCGTGCCGCCCTTGGTGAGGAGCCGGTCGTTGCGATCGTCGTTGGACAACTGCACGCGCCGGTCCTCGAGGAGGCCGCGCCATCCGTCCTGGAATCCGACGACCGCCGATCCGTAGCGGGAATCGCTCGTGCGGACCACCGCCCGGATCACCGCGTTCAGGCCCGGGCAGTCGCCACCGCCGGTCAACACTCCGATCCGCACTTCGTCCCTTTCGTCCGTGGGAACGCGGCCGTCGGGCCGTCGTCGTACCGTCCCATCACACGCCGATCGGAACGTTTCGACAACGGTCGCGCCCATATGGGCGCGAATCGATGCGGTCCGGCTCTACGCTGAGGGGGGCGCGGTCGCCCGACCGCGGCGTCCCGAGGAGGTGTCGAGTGGGTTCCATGGGGCCGGCCGAAGTGGTCCGGGCAGCAGCCATCGCGCGGAGGTTCTACTTCGACGGGAAGTCGAAGATGGAGATCGGCGCCGAGTACGGGCTGTCGCGCTACAAGGTGGCCAGGATTCTGGACGCGTGCCTCGAATCGGGCCTGGTCCGCATCGAGATCAACACCGATTCGGCGATCGACGCCGACCTGTCCGAGCGGCTGCGCCGCGCCTACGGGCTGCGGCGCGCGCTGGTCGCGACGGGCTCGTTCACCGATTTCGACGGCCTGCGCCACGGGTTGGGCCGCGTCGCCGCCGACCTGCTCAGTGAGGTCGTGACCGAGACCGACGTGCTGGGCGTCGGCTGGGGACGAACCCTCGACGCGATGGCGCAGCACGTCCGCGACCTGCCGCCGTGCACGATCGTCCAGATGTCCGGCGTCGTCGGCGATGTGCAGGCCAGCTCCGTCGACCTGGTGCGCCAGCTGACATCGGTCTCGCACGGGCCGCAGTACCCGATCTACGCCCCGCTGATCATGTCGGACCAGCGGATGAAGGCCGCGCTCGCCCGGCAGCCGAACATCGCCGCCGCGATGGCGTTGTGGCAGCGGATCACCGTGGCCGTCGTGGCCGTCGGGAGTCTGGACCTCACGGGTTCGCAGGTCTACGCCATGCTGTCGGATCAGGGCCGGGCGGAACTGGATTCACTCAACGTCGCCGCCGAGCTGTGCGCCATCCAGTTCGACGCCGCAGGGCGCCCCGTGCGCACCACCTACAGCGGCCGCACACTCGCCATCTCGTACCGCGA from Tsukamurella paurometabola includes the following:
- a CDS encoding ArsR family transcriptional regulator, with the protein product MLTYLLDVGDLADARFVVSPLNETVLSLFHLNRVYDTAHHLAGWRCEANARRGEYDGALIDALVSPSGKQIPDFLTPVTAQAGVRPTFEAHLDVVRGTDAATARTELTELAEGGAPSAALADLIARDDPAAEIADALAAYHAAAVAPVWPAVQRILESDVVFRGRELAVGGPSRLFESLSPRVEWRRSGELSVDMSCSVVSGEVRSPGLGLTLMPSVFTTRITTAHDPTRTAPHIGYPARGAATLAESNPPVADDTLRKLIGTAKADLLAALAEPAAVVDLATALGISPSAVSQSLKVLAACGIVESSRYGRRVLYRRTALGDALVDGRKEGPHGA
- a CDS encoding gamma-glutamylcyclotransferase, with protein sequence MPIYAAYGSNMHPDQMAERAPHSPMAGTGWLHGWRLTFSGEDIGWEGALATVTEDPSDPDAKVFVVLYDVTPDDEASLDRWEGSELGIHVKLKVRVDLIGGGSTLAWLYVVDAFEGGLPSARYLGVMADAAYIAGAPEEYVLDIRTRESRNVGPGPGASADGAE
- a CDS encoding NAD(P)H-quinone dehydrogenase; this translates as MTNIVIIGGGPAGYEAALVAVAHGGDVTVVESDGIGGACVLYDCVPSKTFIASTGIRTETRRAVDLGIELHFERVEIDVERINTRVKDLAAAQSADIRARLVGEGVRIIRGSASLAPSNPGMAQHVVNVVTPTGGEQTLEADVVLVATGASPRVLESAQPDGERIVTWRQLYDLEELPTHLVVVGSGVTGAEFVHAYTELGIKVTLVSSRDRVLPHEDEDAALVLEDALVDRGVSLVKRAYADKVERTEDGIVVRLTDGRTVEGSHCLMTVGSIPNTAGIGLEDVGIELDKGGYIPVDRVSRTKVPGIYAAGDCTGVLPLASVAAMQGRVAMYHALGEGVSPVKLKTVSSAIFTRPEIATVGVSQAAIDDGTYQARTVMLPLATNPRAKMSGLRRGFVKVFCRPNTGLVIGGVVVAPNASELILPLTIAVQNGLSVDDVAQTFSVYPSLAGSVTEAARQLMRQDDLA
- the sigJ gene encoding RNA polymerase sigma factor SigJ codes for the protein MSDHDGVFETLRPRLFGVAYRVLGSAPDAEDVVQDAWLRWRGVDHATVRDPEAFLVVTVTRLALNLAQSARVRREQYVGEWFPTPVDTAADPALGAERSAALELAVVHVLQRLSPEARAAYVLREAFDHPYDRIAEILQVREATARKLVSRARTRVAGERRTTVSRERVRTLLDAFLAAARDGDVAGLEAVLVADVVSETDGGGARRAGRRPVVGANAVARFVAGFSVRFMADASARTVEVNGLPGAVFLVDGAPVALLCPTASEAGITRLMWVMNPAKLAGFA
- a CDS encoding SDR family oxidoreductase — protein: MARFVVIGGTGLIGSKVVAGLSASGHDALAGAPSTGVNAVTGEGLAEALAGADGVVDVANSPSFEDAAVLEFFTSATTNLLTAARSAGVARYIALSVVGTDRLAASGYFRGKIAQEGLIEDGGVPYTIVRATQFFEFVPGIAAASEVDGAVRLPGASIQPISSDDAAAAVVRAALGAPVDDRIEVAGPDVFALDDLVRRALAGAGDGRPVVRDPEATYFGARLREDTLLPGPDAEIAATRFFG
- a CDS encoding sodium:solute symporter family protein; the encoded protein is MLLADNALRLNVGLLDYTLVAIYFVFVLGIGYLARTQVASSLDFFLSGRRLPAWVTGVAFVSANLGAVEIMGMSANGAQIGMSTFHYYWIGAVPAMVFLGIVMMPFYYGSKVRSVPEFMRKRFGTGAHLVNSLSFAVAQVLIAGVNLFLLGTVINVVLGWPHWVSLLVAAAVVLTYTVLGGLSAAIYNEVLQFFVILAALVPLTVIGLIKVGGWSGLKEKVIETRSDKGVTATVADQLHTWPGQALSGFESPVWSVVGIVFGLGFVLSFGYWTTNFVEVQRAMASDSMSAARRAPIIGAIPKMFIPFVVVVPGMICAAAVGDMINLKNNGAPEGITYNDALLLMMRDILPNGLLGVAVAGLIASFMAGMAANVSAFNTVFSYDLWQQYVVKDREDSYYIRVGQIATVAAVILAIGTATIAAGYSNLMDYLQTLFGFFNAPLFATFLLGMFWKRMTPTAGWAGLVSGTLAAIVVFVMQQTGVIDLPGQGMAFVAASAAFVVDILVSVLVSAVTEPKPESELAGYVYSLTDKATLRGEDDSAAPWYSRPVPLGAAVLTTTVVLGVIFH
- a CDS encoding DeoR/GlpR family DNA-binding transcription regulator yields the protein MLAADRRRIILEEVTARGSVRVIDLAADLGVSEMTIRRDLDRLADAGELAKVHGGAVLSNSGAGRGVEPLSAQKAVRDTAEKRAIAAVAAGLVDEGMTVAVGAGTTTLELARLLRGRRVSVVTNSISIFHVLTDPDEAAADPTSASAVQLTGGQRTPSDALVGPVANAMLERVRCDVALLGCHGIDPGAGFTSPNIGEAETNRRLIGSARSTVLLADHTKYGEIGAHLFARFADVDALIVDDGLGRTARDSLASAVPLTIAEGVAR
- the galT gene encoding galactose-1-phosphate uridylyltransferase, which produces MTRDIAAPTASRLADGREILFFSSDGPPAIGVDRRDLPDRPTVPVTTVRRDPTTGDNIIVAPARQERTYKPPRTMCPLCPDPSGLSSEIPAADYEVVVFENRFPSLATPAGFEPPTGAGADPLRVERPGLGRCEVVCFASDHDGSFARLSRRHARLVIDAWSHRTSELLARGDIEEVYCFENRGEEIGVTLPHPHGQIYGYPFRTRRTASLLRTAAQYRAENGADLFEAVLAAEVADGARILVRTEHVTAFVPYAAKWPVEVHVYPNRHVRNLAELTEAEADDLAAVYLLLLRAFDAMYDAPLPYIASWHQYRADAAEGYLHAEMFSIRRSADKLKYLAGSESGRDAFVTDKTPEAIADEVRRVIG
- the galK gene encoding galactokinase → MTVRAYAPGRVNLIGEHTDYNDGFALPIALQVGVTAEFDTAGEGSAIEVSSAQEDGVVTIPLRTGPGEVRGWAGYVAGCVWALREHGVDVPAGTLRLTSDVPVGAGLSSSAALECAVLLALAGAAPDAPQDRTVLARIAQRAENDYVGAPTGLLDQMSSLYGAEDTALLLDFRSVSVDPVPLRLGDDVLVAIDSRTPHQHAAGEYRARREACEAAAARLGVAALRDAADDAWESLQAGEIRRRARHVLTENRRVLDAAAALRRSDHAAFGALMNASQASMRDDFEITVPAIDLIADIAVELGAHGARMTGGGFGGTVIALAPAPVARRITESLPDRVVRAGHPAPTVSAVRPGRGAHLLPGG
- a CDS encoding ATP-dependent 6-phosphofructokinase, which produces MRIGVLTGGGDCPGLNAVIRAVVRTSDSRYGSAVVGFQDGWRGLLEDRRVQLSNDDRNDRLLTKGGTMLGTARTHPDVLRAGLDRIKQTLDDNGIDVLIPIGGEGTLTAASWLADEGVPVIGVPKTIDNDIDCTDVTFGFDTALTIATDAIDRLHSTAESHQRVMIVEVMGRHAGWIALNSGLASGAHAVLIPEVPFDVDDLCTMIKRRFQRGHSSFIVVVAEGAKPAEGTMELRVGGTDEFGHERFTGVAHQLGVEIEKRINKEVRTTVLGHVQRGGTPTPADRVLATRYGVNAADAAHAGKTGQMVSLRGTQISLVPLADAVQQLKRVPRERYDDAAAFFG